The following are from one region of the Tachysurus fulvidraco isolate hzauxx_2018 chromosome 24, HZAU_PFXX_2.0, whole genome shotgun sequence genome:
- the LOC113652901 gene encoding zinc finger protein 25-like isoform X3, translating into MTRLADIMDTLAKTAVLEISKLVELECKILLSEVTRGQHEVDFLRKRLQLMEKHMSTNNTTQGGNTGKSTLFTSVQEHSSRAENHSSRAENHSSRAENHSSRAEKQSSRAEKQSSRAENNSRAENLSPRPQNYFSRTESQSCIKRECELEEFSRGDDLIDATGTTEYGHQHHREKQTSEVKIKQDEFWDDEFRGQKTRDEVNSTEETSSRHLSDECADRQNQAVNTAFSAHSEDRSCFENSFHAPEGSENEPTHLYPVPKPVRRRVASRFEEEKRFACPLCAKCFKCFSQLEIHKRSHTGEKPYRCMLCGKRYAQKGHLYTHQRTHTGEKPYRCMHCGKAFIQKCSLDMHQRTHTGEKPFICVKCGKGFTKKFNLNKHLAVHSEVTSGFSDLSGRTVNGPELRSPNV; encoded by the exons ATG ACTCGTTTAGCTGATATCATGGACACATTGGCCAAAACGGCGGTGTTAGAGATCAGTAAACTTGTGGAGCTGGAATGTAAAATCCTCTTGTCTGAGGTAACCCGAGGTCAACACGAGGTCGACTTCCTGAGGAAAAGACTGCAGCTGATGGAGAAACACATGTCAACAAATAATACAACTCAGGGTGGAAACACTGGAAAATCAACCCTGTTTACATCAGTACAGGAGCACAGCTCCAGAGCAGAGAACCACAGCTCCAGAGCAGAGAACCACAGCTCCAGAGCAGAGAACCACAGCTCCAGAGCAGAGAAACAAAGCTCCAGAGCAGAGAAACAAAGCTCCAGAGCAGAGAACAACTCCAGAGCTGAGAACCTCAGCCCCAGACCACAGAACTACTTCTCCAGAACAGAGAGCCAGTCTTGTATTAAAAG aGAGTGTGAGCTGGAAGAGTTCAGCAGAGGAGACGATCTGATCGATGCCACTGGGACCACTGAATATGGCCAT CAGcatcacagagaaaaacagacttCTGAAGTGAAGATTAAACAAGACGAGTTCTGGGATGATGAATTTAGGGGACAGAAAACGAGAGACGAAG TGAACAGCACTGAGGAAACATCCAGCAGACATCTCAGTGATGAATGTGCTGACAGACAGAATCAGGCTGTGAACACTGCATTTTCAGCTCATTCAGAAGACCGAAGCTGTTTTGAAAATAGCTTTCATGCTCCTGAAGGATCAGAGAATGAACCTACACATTTGTATCCCGTCCCGAAGCCCGTCAGGAGACGTGTGGCCTCCAGATTTGAGGAGGAGAAGCGATTCGCCTGTCCTCTCTGTGCAAAGTGCTTCAAGTGTTTCAGTCAGCTGGAAATACACAAGCGGAGTCACACAGGTGAGAAGCCGTACAGGTGCATGCTGTGCGGTAAGAGGTATGCACAGAAAGGtcacctgtacacacaccagcgcacacacactggagagaagCCATACCGCTGCATGCATTGCGGCAAAGCGTTCATCCAGAAGTGTTCTCTGGACATGCACCAGAGGactcacacaggagagaaacccTTCATCTGTGTCAAATGTGGGAAAGGCTTTACCAAGAAATTCAATCTGAACAAACATCTGGCTGTACATTCAGAGGTCACATCTGGCTTCAGTGATCTGAGTGGCAGAACTGTGAACGGACCTGAGCTCCGTTCTCCAAACGTCTAA
- the LOC113652901 gene encoding zinc finger protein 25-like isoform X2: protein MLTPLLDFQTRLADIMDTLAKTAVLEISKLVELECKILLSEVTRGQHEVDFLRKRLQLMEKHMSTNNTTQGGNTGKSTLFTSVQEHSSRAENHSSRAENHSSRAENHSSRAEKQSSRAEKQSSRAENNSRAENLSPRPQNYFSRTESQSCIKRECELEEFSRGDDLIDATGTTEYGHHHREKQTSEVKIKQDEFWDDEFRGQKTRDEVNSTEETSSRHLSDECADRQNQAVNTAFSAHSEDRSCFENSFHAPEGSENEPTHLYPVPKPVRRRVASRFEEEKRFACPLCAKCFKCFSQLEIHKRSHTGEKPYRCMLCGKRYAQKGHLYTHQRTHTGEKPYRCMHCGKAFIQKCSLDMHQRTHTGEKPFICVKCGKGFTKKFNLNKHLAVHSEVTSGFSDLSGRTVNGPELRSPNV from the exons ATGCTGACGCCTCTTCTGGATTTTCAGACTCGTTTAGCTGATATCATGGACACATTGGCCAAAACGGCGGTGTTAGAGATCAGTAAACTTGTGGAGCTGGAATGTAAAATCCTCTTGTCTGAGGTAACCCGAGGTCAACACGAGGTCGACTTCCTGAGGAAAAGACTGCAGCTGATGGAGAAACACATGTCAACAAATAATACAACTCAGGGTGGAAACACTGGAAAATCAACCCTGTTTACATCAGTACAGGAGCACAGCTCCAGAGCAGAGAACCACAGCTCCAGAGCAGAGAACCACAGCTCCAGAGCAGAGAACCACAGCTCCAGAGCAGAGAAACAAAGCTCCAGAGCAGAGAAACAAAGCTCCAGAGCAGAGAACAACTCCAGAGCTGAGAACCTCAGCCCCAGACCACAGAACTACTTCTCCAGAACAGAGAGCCAGTCTTGTATTAAAAG aGAGTGTGAGCTGGAAGAGTTCAGCAGAGGAGACGATCTGATCGATGCCACTGGGACCACTGAATATGGCCAT catcacagagaaaaacagacttCTGAAGTGAAGATTAAACAAGACGAGTTCTGGGATGATGAATTTAGGGGACAGAAAACGAGAGACGAAG TGAACAGCACTGAGGAAACATCCAGCAGACATCTCAGTGATGAATGTGCTGACAGACAGAATCAGGCTGTGAACACTGCATTTTCAGCTCATTCAGAAGACCGAAGCTGTTTTGAAAATAGCTTTCATGCTCCTGAAGGATCAGAGAATGAACCTACACATTTGTATCCCGTCCCGAAGCCCGTCAGGAGACGTGTGGCCTCCAGATTTGAGGAGGAGAAGCGATTCGCCTGTCCTCTCTGTGCAAAGTGCTTCAAGTGTTTCAGTCAGCTGGAAATACACAAGCGGAGTCACACAGGTGAGAAGCCGTACAGGTGCATGCTGTGCGGTAAGAGGTATGCACAGAAAGGtcacctgtacacacaccagcgcacacacactggagagaagCCATACCGCTGCATGCATTGCGGCAAAGCGTTCATCCAGAAGTGTTCTCTGGACATGCACCAGAGGactcacacaggagagaaacccTTCATCTGTGTCAAATGTGGGAAAGGCTTTACCAAGAAATTCAATCTGAACAAACATCTGGCTGTACATTCAGAGGTCACATCTGGCTTCAGTGATCTGAGTGGCAGAACTGTGAACGGACCTGAGCTCCGTTCTCCAAACGTCTAA
- the LOC113652901 gene encoding zinc finger protein 25-like isoform X1, producing the protein MLTPLLDFQTRLADIMDTLAKTAVLEISKLVELECKILLSEVTRGQHEVDFLRKRLQLMEKHMSTNNTTQGGNTGKSTLFTSVQEHSSRAENHSSRAENHSSRAENHSSRAEKQSSRAEKQSSRAENNSRAENLSPRPQNYFSRTESQSCIKRECELEEFSRGDDLIDATGTTEYGHQHHREKQTSEVKIKQDEFWDDEFRGQKTRDEVNSTEETSSRHLSDECADRQNQAVNTAFSAHSEDRSCFENSFHAPEGSENEPTHLYPVPKPVRRRVASRFEEEKRFACPLCAKCFKCFSQLEIHKRSHTGEKPYRCMLCGKRYAQKGHLYTHQRTHTGEKPYRCMHCGKAFIQKCSLDMHQRTHTGEKPFICVKCGKGFTKKFNLNKHLAVHSEVTSGFSDLSGRTVNGPELRSPNV; encoded by the exons ATGCTGACGCCTCTTCTGGATTTTCAGACTCGTTTAGCTGATATCATGGACACATTGGCCAAAACGGCGGTGTTAGAGATCAGTAAACTTGTGGAGCTGGAATGTAAAATCCTCTTGTCTGAGGTAACCCGAGGTCAACACGAGGTCGACTTCCTGAGGAAAAGACTGCAGCTGATGGAGAAACACATGTCAACAAATAATACAACTCAGGGTGGAAACACTGGAAAATCAACCCTGTTTACATCAGTACAGGAGCACAGCTCCAGAGCAGAGAACCACAGCTCCAGAGCAGAGAACCACAGCTCCAGAGCAGAGAACCACAGCTCCAGAGCAGAGAAACAAAGCTCCAGAGCAGAGAAACAAAGCTCCAGAGCAGAGAACAACTCCAGAGCTGAGAACCTCAGCCCCAGACCACAGAACTACTTCTCCAGAACAGAGAGCCAGTCTTGTATTAAAAG aGAGTGTGAGCTGGAAGAGTTCAGCAGAGGAGACGATCTGATCGATGCCACTGGGACCACTGAATATGGCCAT CAGcatcacagagaaaaacagacttCTGAAGTGAAGATTAAACAAGACGAGTTCTGGGATGATGAATTTAGGGGACAGAAAACGAGAGACGAAG TGAACAGCACTGAGGAAACATCCAGCAGACATCTCAGTGATGAATGTGCTGACAGACAGAATCAGGCTGTGAACACTGCATTTTCAGCTCATTCAGAAGACCGAAGCTGTTTTGAAAATAGCTTTCATGCTCCTGAAGGATCAGAGAATGAACCTACACATTTGTATCCCGTCCCGAAGCCCGTCAGGAGACGTGTGGCCTCCAGATTTGAGGAGGAGAAGCGATTCGCCTGTCCTCTCTGTGCAAAGTGCTTCAAGTGTTTCAGTCAGCTGGAAATACACAAGCGGAGTCACACAGGTGAGAAGCCGTACAGGTGCATGCTGTGCGGTAAGAGGTATGCACAGAAAGGtcacctgtacacacaccagcgcacacacactggagagaagCCATACCGCTGCATGCATTGCGGCAAAGCGTTCATCCAGAAGTGTTCTCTGGACATGCACCAGAGGactcacacaggagagaaacccTTCATCTGTGTCAAATGTGGGAAAGGCTTTACCAAGAAATTCAATCTGAACAAACATCTGGCTGTACATTCAGAGGTCACATCTGGCTTCAGTGATCTGAGTGGCAGAACTGTGAACGGACCTGAGCTCCGTTCTCCAAACGTCTAA
- the pgls gene encoding 6-phosphogluconolactonase, which produces MPGRRVVAFVSAAELGPALARLIVSRAEKAVSSGAPSFSLGLSGGSLVSILSKELPAVPNLDCSRWLVGFCDERLVPFDDPESTYGLYKNQLFSKLNLPDDRILAINPSLPVQQCAEDYASKLSQAFHTQEMPVFDMLLLGMGPDGHICSLFPEHPLLQEKQKTVAAISDSPKPPPQRVTLTLPIVNTARCVVFVSTGGSKASVLKQVLEGGDGPVLPAALVAPTQGELFWLVDEPAAASLTLDVERAGPGAKL; this is translated from the exons ATGCCTGGCAGAAGAGTGGTGGCGTTTGTCTCAGCAGCCGAGCTCGGCCCTGCTTTGGCCCGTCTCATAGTGTCTCGAGCTGAGAAGGCAGTCAGCAGTGGTGCTCCTTCTTTTTCCCTCGGCCTCTCTGGAGGGAGTCTGGTGTCCATCCTGAGTAAGGAGCTGCCTGCAGTGCCAAACCTGGATTGCAGCCGGTGGCTGGTGGGCTTCTGCGATGAGCGGCTGGTTCCTTTCGATGATCCTGAGAGCACTTATGGACTTTACAAG AACCAGTTGTTTTCAAAATTAAACCTTCCGGACGACAGGATTTTGGCAATCAATCCATCCTTACCGGTGCAGCAGTGTGCAGAGGATTATGCCAGCAAGCTGAGTCAG GCCTTCCACACGCAGGAGATGCCGGTCTTTGATATGTTGTTGCTTGGCATGGGACCTGACGGACATATATGCTCTCTCTTCCCAGAACACCCATTATTACAG GAAAAGCAGAAGACTGTAGCTGCTATTAGCGACTCCCCTAAACCGCCACCTCAGAGGGTCACCCTGACGCTGCCCATTGTGAACACAGCCCGCTGCGTGGTGTTCGTTTCTACCGGAGGCAGCAAAGCCTCTGTGCTCAAG CAAGTACTGGAGGGTGGTGACGGTCCAGTTTTGCCTGCAGCCCTCGTCGCTCCGACACAGGGCGAGCTCTTCTGGCTAGTGGATGAACCGGCAGCCGCTTCATTAACACTCGATGTGGAACGAGCAGGACCTGGTGCTAAACTCTAA
- the colgalt1a gene encoding procollagen galactosyltransferase 1: MFGVLLCLLCLLNITGPVLGYFPEERWSPESPLLAPRVVIALICRNSAHSLPYFLGTIERLNYPKDRIALWVGTDHNADNTTYMLRDWLVSVQKLYHYVEWRPKEEPRAYSDEEGPKHWTNLRYAHVMKLRQAALESAREMWADYLLLVDCDNLLIDQDVLWKLIKENKTIVAPMLESRAAYSNFWCGMTSQGYYKRTPAYIPIRKRVRTGCFAVPMVHSTFLLDLRKEASRLLAFHPPHEDYSWAFDDIIVFAFSARMAEVQMFVCNKETYGFSSVPLRSHNTLQDEADSFLHSVLEVNVRHPPVEPSRYLRPSVRQPDKMGFDEVFMINLQRRTDRRDRMLRTLRLQGIDCKIVAAVDGKAMNVSEIQNMGIHMLPGYSDPYHGRPLTKGELGCFLSHYNIWKEIVERGLKTSLVIEDDLRFEIFFRRRLMNLMAEVESEGLDWDLIYIGRKRMQVDHPEKAVSNIHNLVEADYSYWTLGYMMSLQGAKKLLKAEPLTKMMPVDEFLPVMFNKHPVSDYMEQFETRDLKAFSAEPLLVFPTHYTGEPGYISDTETSTIWDNEGVRTDWDRKRSRKTHEEEEISPEAQNSDVLQSPLDSMARDEL, from the exons ATGTTTGGGGTTcttttgtgtctgttgtgtttgCTAAACATTACCGGCCCGGTTCTCGGATACTTTCCCGAAGAGCGCTGGAGTCCTGAATCACCACTTCTGGCTCCGAGGGTCGTTATTGCTCTCATCTGCCGAAATTCGGCCCACTCCCTTCCTTATTTCCTCGGAACCATTGAGCGCTTGAATTATCCGAAGGACCGCATTGCACTTTG GGTTGGGACCGATCATAATGCAGACAACACAACATATATGCTCCGAGACTGGCTGGTCAGCGTACAGAAGCTGTACCACTATGTGGAATGGAGACCTAAAGAGGAGCCAAG GGCATACAGTGATGAGGAAGGACCCAAACACTGGACCAACCTCCGATACGCTCATGTAATGAAGCTTCGCCAGGCCGCACTGGAATCAGCCCGAGAGATGTGGGCTGACTATTTACTG TTGGTCGACTGTGACAATCTCCTGATTGACCAAGATGTGTTGTGGAAGCTGATTAAGGAGAATAAGACCATCGTTGCCCCAATGCTGGAGTCTCGAGCGGCTTATTCCAATTTCTGGTGTGGGATGACATctcag GGTTACTATAAGCGCACCCCTGCATACATACCCATACGTAAGCGGGTGAGGACAGGCTGCTTTGCGGTGCCCATGGTTCACTCCACCTTCCTGCTGGATCTGCGTAAAGAAGCGTCCAGGCTCCTGGCGTTTCACCCTCCGCATGAGGACTACAGCTGGGCCTTCGATGACATCATAGTGTTCGCCTTCTCAGCCCGAATGGCAG aggtgcagatgtttgtgtgtaataaagaGACGTATGGGTTTTCGTCCGTTCCCCTGCGCTCCCACAATACGCTACAGGACGAAGCCGACAGCTTCCTTCACTCTGTCCTGGAGGTCAATG TGCGACATCCCCCTGTTGAGCCCTCCAGGTATCTCCGCCCCTCCGTCAGACAGCCTGATAAGATGGGCTTTGATGAG GTGTTTATGATAAACCTGCAGCGCCGGACCGATCGGAGAGATCGCATGCTCCGCACGCTCCGCCTGCAAGGGATCGACTGCAAGATCGTGGCTGCTGTTGATGGCAA AGCTATGAACGTGAGCGAGATACAAAATATGGGGATCCACATGCTGCCGGGCTACAGCGACCCTTACCACGGCCGTCCTCTAACAAAAGGAGAGCTGGGCTGCTTCCTCTCTCACTACAACATCTGGAAAGAG ATTGTCGAACGTGGCCTGAAGACCTCGCTGGTGATTGAAGACGATCTGCGGTTTGAGATTTTCTTCAGGCGGCGCCTGATGAACCTGATGGCTGAGGTGGAGAGCGAGGGGCTCGACTGGGACCTGAT CTACATCGGGAGAAAGAGAATGCAGGTGGACCATCCAGAGAAAGCTGTGTCAAACATACACAACCTGGTGGAGGCGGACTATTCCTATTGGACGCTGGGTTACATGATGTCATTACAAGGAGCCAAAAAGCTGCTGAAGGCAGAACCGCTCACCAAGATGATGCCTGTAGATGAATTTCTTCCTGTAATGTTCAATAAACATCCTGT CTCAGACTATATGGAGCAGTTTGAGACGCGAGACCTGAAGGCGTTCTCGGCGGAGCCTTTGCTCGTCTTCCCCACTCACTACACGGGGGAGCCGGGCTACATCAGCGACACGGAGACATCCACCATATGGGACAACGAAGGCGTGCGCACAGACTGGGATAGAAAACGCTCCCGGAAGACTCATGAGGAGGAAGAGATCAGCCCGGAGGCTCAGAACTCAGACGTGCTGCAGTCTCCTCTGGACAGCATGGCAAGGGACGAGCTCTGA
- the LOC113652873 gene encoding class I histocompatibility antigen, F10 alpha chain-like: MHPVRLQKLFEWFKDQGVGLQLPQIDLIERLWDNNQCADITHTLQYIHTAITPGINLPEYTDVGVVDGQPFVYYDSKIRKYIPKTEWIKRITDEDPDYWSSGTQIQNNAQEIYKDDVITLMRRFNQTEGVHTLQRIYGCELHDDGTVRGYEQLAYDGEDFISLDLEHVTWTAVKPQALITKNKLNTEGAAIFEKVYLKNICIEWLQKYVIYGRETLERKARPEVSVFHKHSSPDVVCHATGFYPAEVMITWQRDGEVMHENVELRETLPNQDGSFQKRSILTVSPEDLQKHNYTCVVQH; encoded by the exons ATGCACCCTGTCAGACTGCAAAAGTTGTTCGAGTGGTTTAAGGATCAGGGCGTTGGCCTCCAACTTCCCCAGATTGATCTGATCGAGCGTTTGTGGGATAACAATCAA TGTGCTGACA tcacacacacactgcagtacaTCCACACTGCAATCACACCAGGAATAAATTTACCAGAATACACTGATGTTGGTGTGGTTGATGGACAGCCATTTGTATACTATGACAGTAAAATAAGGAAATACATCCCAAAAACTGAGTGGATAAAGAGGATCACTGATGAGGATCCAGACTACTGGAGCAGTGGGACACAGATTCAGAATAATGCACAGGAGATCTACAAAGATGATGTGATTACACTAATGAGGCGCTTTAATCAGACTGAAG gggttcacacactacagagaatATATGGATGTGAGCTCCATGATGATGGGACTGTTAGAGGTTATGAGCAGTTAGCTTATGATGGAGAAGATTTCATAAGTCTGGATCTGGAACATGTCACCTGGACTGCAGTTAAACCTCAGGCTCTTATCACCAAAAACAAACTGAATACTGAAGGAGCTGCTATTTTTGAAAAAGTCTATCTGAAGAACATCTGTATTGAGTGGTTACAGAAGTATGTGATCTATGGCAGAGAGACTCTGGAGAGGAAAG CTCGTCCTGAGGTATCCGTCTTCCACAAACACTCGTCTCCAGATGTGGTGTGTCACGCTACAGGTTTCTACCCTGCAGAAGTGATGATCACCTGGCAGAGGGATGGAGAGGTCATGCATGAGAATGTGGAGCTCAGAGAGACGTTACCAAACCAGGATggaagcttccagaagagaagcATACTGACAGTCTCACCTGAGGATCTGCAGAAACACAACTACACCTGTGTGGTTCAGCACTGA